Proteins encoded by one window of Candidatus Woesearchaeota archaeon:
- a CDS encoding ParA family protein yields the protein MRKICIINQKGGVGKTTTTVNLAAGLANKGKRVLLLDLDPQGNVSTCLCARADKNIYHLLAEGENPKKCMVELTKDFHLITSDKTLAKAELILSGQPNRELALRKAMRTVQDYDYVFIDCPPSINLLNQNALLYADEAFIPVSTDYLGLDALKKMVATIDNFNELFEHTLKVTAIIPTLHDKRNKICVQTLNEIKKGYNGIVVEPIGINSKLKEAPSKGLTIFDYAKGSRGAKDYLKLVNTVIEKEFYYA from the coding sequence ATGCGCAAGATATGCATCATCAATCAAAAAGGAGGCGTCGGAAAAACAACAACAACTGTTAATCTTGCTGCAGGACTTGCCAATAAAGGAAAGCGCGTTTTACTTCTTGATTTAGATCCTCAGGGAAATGTTAGTACCTGTTTGTGTGCACGTGCTGATAAGAATATATACCATCTTCTTGCAGAAGGCGAAAACCCAAAAAAATGCATGGTTGAACTAACCAAGGACTTTCACCTTATTACGAGTGATAAAACATTGGCAAAGGCCGAGCTGATCCTTTCAGGACAACCAAATCGTGAGTTGGCCTTACGCAAAGCAATGCGGACAGTGCAGGATTACGACTATGTTTTCATTGACTGTCCACCATCCATTAATCTCCTTAATCAAAATGCGCTTCTCTATGCAGATGAGGCATTTATTCCAGTCTCAACAGACTATCTTGGTCTCGATGCCTTAAAGAAGATGGTTGCCACGATTGATAACTTCAACGAGCTTTTTGAACACACCTTAAAGGTCACGGCAATTATTCCAACCCTACACGACAAAAGAAATAAAATCTGTGTCCAGACCTTGAATGAAATTAAGAAGGGCTACAATGGTATTGTCGTCGAGCCTATAGGAATTAACTCGAAGCTCAAAGAAGCTCCCAGTAAAGGATTAACCATCTTTGACTATGCCAAAGGCTCACGGGGCGCAAAAGATTATTTGAAGCTGGTGAATACGGTTATTGAGAAAGAGTTTTATTACGCATAA